In one window of Nicotiana tabacum cultivar K326 chromosome 12, ASM71507v2, whole genome shotgun sequence DNA:
- the LOC142167001 gene encoding uncharacterized protein LOC142167001, with protein sequence MEVVSKVERITGGTSRHWASWNTLCMPVEEGGIGFRSLHDVAKALFSKLWWNYRTKPSLWSSFLCQKYCKKLNSPKMGSSLFWFDNWTGLGALYFLVPQDFGIDETVHNVNDVIEDGEWDVDMLFELLPKDFTVFDMPFWMLETRGYFSVKSALDYMRRRDEPKITYRMTWVKGLPFKIAFFMWKVWKAKLPLDDFMKRIGYCMPSKGWCCVQPNEESLQHLFFRSETTKTTWKYFLLREGIVVEGLTLHQAITKYWTTNVCLRIKLVMQALPSCVVWELWKRRNSMKYGNAVSTSRVIYHVSSNLQALVKVRNPGASRGNPGRSSIGFCVRNEKGDTIMAVGKEIEETTNTVAEAKAIIKALRFYRSQQYSHVWLQTDSMLLKKIMDGIWKPPWIIVEQVEEMMQLMNGDNYKVSHI encoded by the exons ATGGAAGTGGTCAGTAAGGTGGAGAGGATCACAG GAGGAACTAGTAGGCATTGGGCTTCATGGAATACTTTATGCATGCCAGTTGAGGAAGGAGGAATAGGGTTCAGGTCATTGCATGATGTAGCCAAGGCTTTATTCAGTAAGTTGTGGTGGAATTACAGAACAAAACCAAGCCTATGGAGCTCTTTCTTGTGTCAGAAATACTGTAAGAAATTGAATTCT CCAAAAATGGGTTCATCACTATTTTGGTTTGATAACTGGACAGGTTTAGGGGCACTATATTTTTTAGTTCCTCAGGACTTTGGCATTGATGAAACTGTACATAATGTAAATGATGTTATTGAAGATGGTGAGTGGGACGTGGACATGCTATTTGAACTGCTTCCTAAAGATTTTACA GTGTTTGACATGCCTTTTTGGATGCTGGAAACAAGAGGATATTTCAGTGTTAAGTCAGCATTGGACTATATGAGAAGAAGAGACGAACCAAAAATAACTTATAGGATGACTTGGGTAAAGGGACTGCCTTTCAAAATAGCCTTTTTCATGTGGAAAGTGTGGAAAGCAAAGTTACCTTTAGATGATTTTATGAAAAGGATAGGCTACTGCATGCCATCGAAAGGTTGGTGTTGTGTACAACCTAATGAGGAATCTCTTCAGCACTTGTTTTTTAGATCAGAAACAACTAAGACAACTTGGAAGTATTTTCTTTTGAGGGAAGGAATAGTTGTAGAGGGATTAACATTACACCAAGCAATCACAAAATATTGGACTACTAATGTGTGCCTTAGGATAAAACTAGTAATGCAAGCACTCCCTTCCTGTGTAGTCTGGGAACtctggaaaagaagaaatagtatGAAGTATGGGAATGCTGTTTCAACTAGCAGGGTGATTTATCATGTTTCATCGAATCTGCAGGCACTGGTGAAAGTAAGAAATCCTGGGGCATCGAGGGGTAACCCTGGCAGGAGCTCAATAGGTTTTTGTGTAAGAAATGAAAAGGGAGATACAATAATGGCAGTAGGGAAGGAGATTGAGGAGACAACAAACACAGTAGCTGAAGCAAAAGCAATTATAAAAGCACTAAGATTCTACAGAAGTCAACAATACTCTCATGTATGGCTTCAAACTGATTCAatgttgttaaaaaaaataatggaTGGGATTTGGAAACCACCGTGGATCATTGTAGAGCAGGTAGAGGAAATGATGCAGCTTATGAATGGGGACAATTACAAAGTTTCTCATATTTAA